The Sus scrofa isolate TJ Tabasco breed Duroc unplaced genomic scaffold, Sscrofa11.1 Contig2450, whole genome shotgun sequence genome window below encodes:
- the LOC110258582 gene encoding interleukin-1 beta-like, producing the protein MATVPEPAKEVTANNGDNNNDLLFEADGPKEMKCRTQNLDLSPLGDGSIQLQISHQLCNESSRPMVSVIVAKEKPMNPSSQVVCDDDPKSIFSSVFEEEPIVLEKHANGFLCDATPVQSVDCKLQDKDEKALVLAGPHELKALHLLKGDLKREVVFCMSFVQGDDSDDKIPVTLGIKGKNLYLSCVMKDDTPTLQLEDVDPNSYPKRDMEKRFVFYRTEIKNRVEFESALYPNWYISTSQAEQKPVFLGNSKGRQDITDFTMEVLSP; encoded by the exons ATGGCCACGGTACCTGAACCTGCCAAGGAAGTGACGGCTAACAATGG TGACAACAATAATGACCTGTTATTTGAGGCTGATGGCCCCAAAGAGATGAAG TGCCGCACCCAAAACCTTGACCTCAGCCCTCTGGGAGATGGGAGCATCCAGCTGCAAATCTCCCACCAGCTCTGCAACGAGAGCTCCAGGCCGATGGTGTCTGTGATTGTGGCAAAGGAGAAGCCGATGAATCCCTCCTCCCAGGTTGTCTGCGATGATGACccaaagagcatcttttcatctgtctTTGAAGAAG AGCCCATCGTCCTTGAAAAGCATGCCAATGGTTTTCTCTGTGATGCCACCCCCGTGCAGTCCGTGGACTGCAAACTCCAGGACAAAGATGAAAAAGCCCTGGTGCTGGCTGGCCCACATGAGCTGAAGGCTCTCCACCTCCTCAAAGGGGACTTGAAGAGAGAAG tGGTGTTCTGCATGAGCTTTGTGCAAGGAGATGACAGCGATGACAAGATACCTGTGACCTTAGGGATCAAGGGAAAGAATCTGTACCTGTCTTGTGTGATGAAAGAtgacacacccaccctgcagctggag GATGTAGACCCCAACAGTTACCCGAAGAGGGACATGGAAAAGCGATTTGTCTTCTACAGGACAGAAATCAAGAACAGAGTTGAATTCGAGTCTGCCCTGTACCCCAACTGGTACATCAGCACCTCTCAAGCAGAACAAAAGCCCGtcttcctgggaaactccaaaggCCGCCAAGATATAACTGACTTCACCATGGAAGTCCTCTCTCCCTAA